From Vitis vinifera cultivar Pinot Noir 40024 chromosome 14, ASM3070453v1, a single genomic window includes:
- the LOC109123834 gene encoding uncharacterized mitochondrial protein AtMg00810-like: MEQPPGYTDPQFPQHVCRLKRALYGLKQAPRAWFHHFSSFLLKLGFLSNHVDSSLFVYHFSVGTVYLLLYVDDMVITGSNSSMVQTLITRLSKEFSMKNLGELHYFLSVEVQVNEKGLFFSQTKDALDLLQYASMIDAKPISTPCVVGQHLSTEGKLFFNPTIIRSLAGALQYLTITRSDLSFSVNSICQFMHAPTEDHFRALKRILCYVKGTPHHGLQLHQQSTHDILVYSNADWVGCLDTCCSITGYAIFFFYTNLVSWSSKRQSTVSRSSVEAEYRFLAVATIDIAWIVQLLWDLHVTLSTTPKILCYNQSAIFMAINPVTRPRSKHIAIDYHLVRELVANGTLKVDFILSHLQFVDSLTKSVTKPQFFLF, from the coding sequence ATGGAACAACCACCTGGTTACACAGATCCACAGTTCCCTCAGCATGTTTGTCGCCTAAAGAGGGCTCTTTATGGGTTGAAACAAGCTCCTCGAGCTTGGTTTCATCATTTTAGCTCATTTTTGCTCAAACTTGGATTTCTTTCCAATCATGTTGATTCTTCATTATTTGTCTATCACTTCTCGGTTGGAACTGTTTATTTActtctttatgttgatgacatggtCATAACTGGAAGTAATTCTTCTATGGTTCAAACCCTCATTACTCGGCTTTCCAAGGAATTCTCCATGAAGAATTTGGGTGAACTTCATTATTTCCTTAGCGTTGAAGTGCAAGTTAATGAGAAGGGTTTGTTTTTCAGTCAAACGAAGGATGCCCTTGATCTGTTGCAATATGCTTCCATGATTGATGCAAAGCCTATTTCTACACCCTGTGTTGTCGGTCAACATCTCTCAACTGAAGGAAAATTGTTCTTCAATCCTACTATAATTCGTTCACTTGCAGGTGCTCTTCAATACCTGACCATCACTAGGTCGGATCTCTCTTTCAGTGTGAATTCTATTTGCCAATTCATGCATGCTCCCACCGAGGACCACTTTCGTGCTCTCAAGCGCATTTTGTGTTATGTCAAAGGCACTCCTCATCATGGACTTCAACTCCATCAACAATCTACTCATGATATTCTTGTTTACTCTAATGCAGACTGGGTAGGCTGTCTTGATACATGTTGTTCCATTACTGGCTacgctattttttttttttataccaatTTGGTTTCTTGGTCCTCTAAGAGACAAAGCACTGTCTCTCGATCAAGTGTCGAAGCAGAATATCGCTTTTTAGCCGTTGCCACTATTGATATTGCCTGGATTGTTCAACTACTTTGGGACCTCCATGTTACACTCTCAACAACACCTAAAATTCTTTGTTACAATCAAAGTGCAATTTTTATGGCAATCAATCCGGTTACTCGCCCTCGCTCAAAACATATTGCGATCGACTACCACTTGGTTCGTGAACTTGTTGCTAATGGCACTTTGAAAGTTGATTTTATCCTTTCACATCTACAATTTGTTGATTCATTGACCAAAAGCGTCACCAAGCCTCAGTTTTTTCTCTTCTGA